The stretch of DNA GGGTCGCCAAAGCCAGTGGGATGAGCTTCTGCATCGGTTCGTCGCTCCCGATTAGGTGAAGAGGCTTCAAGAGCGTAGCGGCTCGGTCGCGATCCGCCAAACAAATGCGCCCGATGAACGCCGTCAACGTGTGGCGGATTACGGTCGGGAGGGTGTGTGATTCTCAGCGGGCATGTGGCTACGATAGCGGCGGATTGGCTCCTCCCTCGTCTGAGACCCTGATGCGTAACTGGACTCTCTGGTTCGGCCCGCTCGCCGCTGCGGCGATGGGCGTTTTCGTGAAGTCGCAGGGCCTGCCGGCGGAGGCGGCTTGGACCGCCGGGGTTGCCCTGTTGTGCGCGGTCTGGTGGGTGTCTCAGCCGATCCCGATCCCCGTGACATCGCTCGTGCCGATTGCGGTGCTGCCGACGGTTGGCGTCCTCTCGGCGAAGGAAGTGGGCGAAGCGTACGGCGATCCGATGGTGCTGCTGTTCCTAGGCGGCTTCATCCTCTCGATGGCGATGGAGCGTAGCGGCGCGCACCGGCGCCTAGCGATCGGCATGATCCGGCTCTGCGCACTGGGGCCAAAGGCGTTGTGGGCGCGACCAACAGCCGACGCACCGGCGCCCGTCATCAGCGGCAGGCGGATGGTGATGGGCTTCATGCTCGCCGCGGGGGTCGTCAGCATGGGGGTTTCTAACTCGGCGACGACGTTGATGCTTCTGCCGATCGCGATCGCGGCGTTGGAGGGCGTCACCGACCGGCGTGTTCGCAACGCGTTGCTGCTGAGCATCGCGTATGGCGCGAGCATCGGCGGCGTCGCTACGCCGATCGGTTCGCCGCCGAACCTGATCGCGATGCAGGTTTACAGCGACACCACCGGAGATCACCTCACCTTCACACAGTGGATGTCGTTCGGCCTGCCGATCGCTGCGGTCATGATGCCAATCGCGGCGTTCTGGCTGTCGCGGGGGCAGGGGCGGCCGCTGGCGAACGACTTGCCCGACCCCGGCCCCTGGCGAGCCGCGGAGCGTCGGACGCTTGCCGTCTTTGCGGTTACCGCGGTGCTGTGGATCACCAGGCAAGAGCCGCTGGGCGGCTGGAGCGGCTTGTTGGGGCTCGAAGGCGCGAACGATGCGTGCGTCGGTCTGTTGGCGGCGATCGCGCTGTTCTTGATACCCTCGGGCGAACCTACGCTCGAGGGAGATCAGCCGGCGCCGAAGCTGCTCGACTGGGCGGCCGCTTCGAAGCTGCCCTGGGGCATGCTGCTACTCTTCAGCGGTGGGCTCGTGCTAGCGAAGGCGTTCACGGCGTCGGGGCTCAGCGGCGCCGTTGGCGAGTCGCTCAACGTCCTGGCGGCGTTACCGACGCCGCTGCTGGTGGCCGCCATTTGCCTGATGGTGACGTTCCTCACGGAGATCACCAGCAACACGGCCACGACGGCGATGCTAATGCCGCTCTTGGCCGCGATGTCACAATCGACAGGCATCGAGCCGAAGCTGCTGATGTTCCCGGCAGCGGTGAGCGCGAGTTTCGCGTTCATGCTTCCCGTGGCGACCCCCCCGAACGCGGCGGTCTACGGCGCCGGCGTCGAGACCCGGGACATGGCCCGCGAAGGGCTGGCGCTGAACCTCGTCGGCGCGGTGGTCATCACGGGGCTGACGCTGCTGCTGGAAAGATAGGGAATGCCGATGTCCAATGAAGAAGGGGTTAGGGGCTGAGGGACGGGGGACGAGGGGACGCGCAAGCGGCCTTTTGTCTTTCCCTCAGCCCCTCAGCCCCTCAGCCCCTCGCCCTCTCGTCATTGTCATGGGGACTTGGTCACTGGTCATTCCTCGTTCCCCGTCTGGAAGCACGAACGACATTCCGTGGCTATACTTTGAATTGAGTCGCCCCCGTCCCCACGCCGTCGCCGTAAGGAATTGCGTCATGCCGGTCGCTATGGAGCTGTCGCGGATCATCATCTCGGAGATCAACGACCAGCAGGTCGTCTACCTCAAGGAAGTCGATGGGCCGCGGACCTTCCCGATCTTGATCGGCTACTTCGAGGCCAGCAGCATCGACCGCCACGTCCGCCATGTCGAGACGACGCGACCGTTGACGCACGACCTGCTCGTGGCGGTGATCGAGGAGCTCGGCGGTGATCTGCAGGACGTCGTGATCACCGAGCTACGCGACCACGTCTACTACGCGCGTTTGCGCGTGCGGCAAGAAGGCGAACTCTTGGAGATCGACGCCCGCCCGAGCGACGCGATCGCCGTAGCAATGACCTGCGACCCGCCGCTGCCGATCTTTGTGAGTGAAGACGTCTTGAATGACGTGATGCGTGAGCAGCAGGGGGAGTGAAGGAAGGGGTTAGGGGCTAAGGGACGGGGGACCCAGGCCTTTCCCTCAGCCCCTCAGCTCCTCAGTTCCTAACCCCTCAGGCAACACGCCTACGATGCAAGCCGTTCTTTATCATGCTTTTGGGGCGATGCCCGAGTTGGCGACGGTTGCTGATCCGGCGCCGGCGGATGACGGCGTGGTGATACGCGTTGAGGCTACCGGGCTTTGTCGCAGCGACTGGCACGGGTGGCGCGGGCATGATCCGGATATCCGCACGTTGCCGCACGTGCCGGGGCATGAGCTGGCGGGCGTCGTCGTTGAGGTCGGCAAGGACGTCCGCAAGTGGCGTGGCGGCGAGCGCGTCACCGTGCCGTTCGTCGGCGGCTGCGGCAAGTGCGATACCTGCGCGCGGGGCGATCAGCACGTTTGTCCGCAGCAGTTTCAGCCCGGTTTCTCCGGCTGGGGGTCGTACGCCGAGCTCGTGATGGTGCGCTACGCCGACGAGAACCTGCTGGCGCTGCCCGAGGGGATGACGAGCATTGTTGCGGCGAGCCTCGGTTGCCGATTGGCGACGGCGTACCGTGCCGTCGCGATCCAGGCGGCGCCGAAGCCGGGCGACTGGGTTGCGGTGCACGGGTGCGGCGGCGTTGGCTTGTCGGCCGTGATGACGGCCGCGGCGCTCGGCGCTCGGCCAATCGCCGTTGATATTCGTCCCGAGCCCTTGGAGCTCGCCAAAGAGTTCGGCGCGGTGGCGACGATCGATGCGTCGAGAACGCCCGACGTGGCGGCGGCGATTGTCGATCTGACGCATGGCGGCGCCGACTCGTCGCTTGATGCGCTCGGCAGCCGGGCGACGTTCGCCAACTCGCTGGCGTGCCTCCGCCGCCGCGGACGCCATGTGCAGGTGGGGTTGCTCGTGGGGGATGACGCCGACCCCCGCGTTGCGATGGGGCGTGTGCTCGGCTGGGAACTCGAGATCGTCGGCAGCCACGGCCTACAGGCCCATCTGTACGCGCCGCTCTTCGACCTCGTGTCAAAGGGCAAGATCGACCCGCTGCGGCTGGTGGACCGGACAATCCCCCTCGCCGAAGCCCCCGCGGCCTTGGCGGCGCTGGGCGACTATCGCGGGGCGGGGATGACGATTGTTGATCTAGAGGCGACGCCTCCGCTCACGGACAGCTTCGACACGCTCCTGCTACCGAACTAGCGAGCCTGTCTCGTGGCCGCAATTGGCTGGACTGGCAAAGGCATGCTACCTTAGTGTCACGAAATGATTGCCTACCGAGTCACCTATCGATCGACCATGATTGAATTGATGAGCAGGCGGAGCCGGGCGGTCAGGGCGTTCACGCTGGTGGAACTGTTGGTAGTGGTCGCTATCATCGGGATGTTGGTAGGCCTGCTCATCCCCGCTGTGCAAGCGGCGCGTGAGGCGGCGCGACTCGGGCAGTGCCAGAGCCATCTTCGCAACATCGGCTTGGCGACGTTGCAACTGCACGATGCGACCCGCGCCTTTCCGCCGGCGCGACTGCGCTCGCGCGTCGATTACGACGGCAACGCCTGTGAGACCAATCAGCCGTCGTGGCTGGCGCGGATACTGCCCTACGTGGAAGAAGGCGCTGCTGCGGCGGATTGGAACCTTTACGGTTCCTTTAATTCGCACGAGGCTCGGCTTCGGGACCATGCCCCGCCGATCTACGTATGCCCGTCGCGAAGGAGTATCGACCAAGCGGTTGTTGACACGGGGGAGTATGAGCAAGAGTACACCTACCCCTGCGGCTGTAGCTTCACCGAAACGGTGAAGCTCGTCGGCGGTGTGACCGGCGACTACGCCGCGAATCACGGCGACTTCACGGGCGGCTCCTACGGCGACATCTACTCGTACTGGCTCGGTGGCAACGGCACGGGCGTGATTATCTCGAGCAGACCGCTGTGCCGCGATGGCTTACCGAGCGGGTGGCTCGACAAGGTGCGGATGAAGGACCTTGTCGATGGCGTGAGCCACACGGCTCTCGCAGGCGAGATGCATATCCCGCAGGGACGACTTGCGCAGCCGCCAGAGAACGGACCGTTGTACAACGGTCGTGACCTGCCGGCGTTCGCTCGCATCGGCGGGCCGTCGATAGGTATCGCGCGCGGGCCGAATGACGAAACGATCCGGGAGGTTATCGGGTTCGGCAGCTGGCATCAGGGCGTCTGCCCGTTCGTCATGGCGGACGGCTCGGTGCGGGTCGTCGCTAATGAGATCGACACTCAAACGCTCGGGTCGATGTGTCGTCGCAATGATGAGTATGAACTGGACCTAACCGAGTCCCCGTACTTCTAACCGCAGCCAGATCGGCAACTTGCACAACGCAATGATACATCGCTATAGCCAGTCATTGCCGATCGCCCTGCTCGCGTTCACGATAGGTTGCGGCGATGGTCGCCCGCCCCTTTACCCGGTGAGCGGGACCGTCCGATTCACGACGGGCGAGCCGGTGCGTAATGCGACGATCGAGTTTGTGCCGAAGGCGTCGGGTCCATCACCCCGGGGACGTATCGACGCCGACGGGAACTTCGTGCTCGGGACCTATAAGAACGACGACGGCGCGCAGGCGGGCGACTATCACGTTGTGGTCGTTCAAGCGTTGCCACCGGACGCTGCGGCCAACACACAGATGCTGGGTGACGAGCACGCCGGTCACGGTCGCATGCAAGTCGTCGCGTTGAAGCACGCTTCGCCAAGCACCAGCGGCGTGTCGTACACGGTGACGCCGCCGGGCGCTCAGGACGCCGAGATTGTTGTCGAGGCGCGCTAATCGATGGCTAAGCAATACGTGCGGAGTTGATCACGAGGATTAACCCTGCAGTTGCGGCCGTCTCAGTAAGGCGTTCTGGAGTTTCTTCAGCTTCCGCGACAGGCGCTTCCGTACGCGCTCGACGGGGTTAGTCTTGTCATTGGCGCGGGCGTGCCAGAACTCGGCGGCGTGTTGCAGGTTCCGCATCTGTTCTTGATGCCACTGGATCGCGTCGTTTTGAACTTTCTGGTAGGCGAGCAGGGCTTCGATGTCGGCCGCCTTCGACGCGTCGAGCTGTTCGTAGTAGACCGGGCCCGGAGCGGCACCTTGCAAGAGCGTTAGGCCGGCCATGCACTGGGCGCCGAGTTCGACTACCTCGGCCAGCTCCCGGAACACCGGCAGGGGTTGTCGTGTGAGGTCGCCGAAGATCGCTTCCCAGTCTTGGGTAGCGGCAAGCCGGCTGGCTTCGACGCCGCGTGTGAACCACGTCCGCGCCGCCTCGTGGTCGTGATCGACGAGCGCGAGCTTCGCGCGTCGCAGCGCGGCGCTGACGGTCTTAGTGGCGAGGATCGGGGCGTAACACAGGAAGGGCAGAGAAGCGCAGGCTTCGAAGAGCTGTTTGGCCCGATCGCGCTGGCCGCATTGGAGCGACAGTAGAGCGCCGACGTAAGTCAGCGAAACGGCCCAACGGGTCTCGATCGGCTTAGCGCTGTCCCAGTCGCGTGATTGCGTGTGGGGTTCACAGCGTTGCAGGAGGTCTTCGACGTCGCGCCACGCCGCGCCGTCGCCGAGCAGCGTGTACGCCTTGACGCACAGGGCGGCGGCCTCGTCGGCGTTGGGGACTCGGCGGTCGAGGACTTGCTGGGCCATGTCGCGGCGGAGCTGCTTGCGATCGGTCCGCAAGCCACGCGTAACGAGGCTCGGCACGAGCCAGGGGTTCTCGTACTGCTCGGCGTACGCCATGACGTTCGTCGGCGACTCGCAAGCCGCCTCGCTGAACGCCGAGTTGTGGAACGCCTTGTCCGACACGTCGAAGGGGCTCTTCATCGCCAGTACGATGCACCATTCGCCGGGCTTGCCGCGAGCGGCCTCGACGTCGTGCTCGGTCCACTCGTAGCCGTAGTTCGTCCACCTTCCGTTCTCTTTGCGGCGGCTGACGGTCTCGGAGACGGTGCGTTCGATCCGATAGCCCTCGTCGCGAAGCTCTTTGAGGACCTTGCTCCAGTCGTAGACGTGGAAATGATGAGGATTGGGGTCGACGCCCGTCTCGTCGGCCCAGTCGTTGGGAACGCTGACCATCAATCGCCCGCCCGGCGTTAACAGACGCTTGCATTCTTGCAAGAACGGGCGTGGGTCACGGAGGTGCTCGAGCGTTTCGAAGCTGGCGATGAAATCGAAGGAGGCGTCGTCGTATTGCTCCAGGCACTCGGGGAGCGAGCCCTTCTCGAAACGGATATCGTCGGCGCCGCTGGGGAAGTTGGCCCGCGCGTAGTCAACGGCGTAGTCGCTGTTGTCGACGCCGACGTACGACGCGCAGCGCGAGTTCTGCGTGATGACGGTCGAGCCGTAGCCGAGGCCACAGGCGGCGTCGAGCACGCGGTCGCCGGGCCGCACCGAACGCGCGGCCTCGTAGTAGCGGACGATGTGCGCGTCGGAGCGGCGCCCCGGCTCGCGGCTCATGTCCATGTGCAACTGCCGTTCGTCTTGCAGGGCCTCGATCGTGTACCGCTCGTTGGCCTCGCTGGGGAGTTTCGAGAGGACGATCGTGCAGCGGTGCAGTTCGGCGTCGAGGCAGCCGAAGGGGCTCGCCAGGAAGTGCCGAGGGTGCTTGCGGAAGCCGACGGCGAAGCACTGGGCTTCCCACCACTCGCGATTCTGAATGGTCAGATGCCACTTGTTGTCGCGGTCGGCAGTGAGCGCGATCCGCAAATAGACCGAACCCCGCGACACCCGATGCAGCTCGGCGAGCGCCGGCTGAACGTCCTTTTCGAGCAGGTGCTCGAAGCAGTCGGTGCTGATGACGCAATCGAAGGAGTTGTCCTCATAGGGCAGGGCGAGGATGTCCCCAACGCGAAACCTGCCGGGGCAAGTCTCGTTGGCGGCGTCGACGGCGACGTTCGAGACATCGACTCCCCAAGCGTCGCAGCCGCGAGTGTTGAGGTTGCGAACCAGATGCCCGTGCCCGCAGCCGACGTCGAGGACCTTACCGAGCCCGACGCAGCGCTGGACTTCTTGCGCTACCTGATCCACCCCCTGCTGTGAGAAGGAATGCTCTCCAACACGGTCCGGCCGGCGCCAGTACTGGTCGTAAGTCGTCTGGTAATCCACGTTCCGGCTCCGGTACGGCTTGCCCTAAGAAAATATCGACGAGCGCGTGACAAGGGCGTGTGCGAAGATGCGGAAACTAACGATTTCCAACTGCAGTGGCATGGCCAATATCTGGCCAGATCGATGAAAATACGGATATCTCTCGTGACGGAGAGAACCCGATCCAGCCCACCGCTAGCTTGCTAGCGGTGGATGTGGGCGAAGGGGGCGTGGCCACCCGCGGCTGGTGAGGGTGGTGGACGTAATCAGCCGGCGTCTCTTGGCGTCTGGTTCTTCGACTTCAGCGTCCGTCGCCGCCCGACTCGATGATCTTGTTGCTGAATTGCATGGCGGCCTCTTCGTTCGGCTCACCCAAGTCGCGGTAGAGGTTCCAGATGGGCTTCACGCCGCCGGGGTTGTCCGCGTCGTCGGGGAACTTGCGGAGGCCGATGCGTAAGCCGCCCTCGTGGCGGTTGTCGATCCAGTTGTGGTAGTGCATCGCCTTGATCTCGGGGTGCTGTGCAAGGCGCCGCCAGGCGTAGGCGAGCGCCGCGGATTGCAGCTCGAGTTCGCGGTCGCTGTAGTCGCGGGAGTGGAAGCCTTGCTCCGTGAGGTAGATATCGCGGACGGCTTCGCCCTTGAAGCGGTTGACAGGGTCGCGGGCCCAATCAACGAGGACGCCGAGGTTCTTAAAGGTGACCAGTGGCGAGTCTGGCGAGTCGATCGCCTCTTCATCACGCCACGTCTCGGGGACGAAGAGCGACTGGGGGTAGGGGTGGTAGGCGATCCCCCAGTCGAAGTCACCGTGCGCTTGGCTGCGAGCAATGAGACCTTCGAGCACCTCACGCCCGGCGTAGAAGCGGGGCTCCTCGGGTCGCGTCCAAGAGTGCGTCACCGAGGCGAAGACGCGTGAGTTGGCGTCGTACTGTCGGGCCGTAAGGTGAGCGATCCGCAGGGACTTAGCGTAGAGGTCGAGGAACTCGTCGAGTGACTTTTTGCCGGCGTTGGTCCAGACGAGCCCCGCATCAACCTTGTTGTGGAGGATCCAGTGATGGATACGCGGGCCACTGCTTTGGAGGTAACGCTGCGCGAGGAACTCCAGCGCAGCCGAGTATGCCGTGACGCCCCGTTGCGACGTGACGTCGGGCATGGGGAACATCCCCTCGGGTTCGTAGTCGGGATGCGCCATCGCGTCGCGCGGCGAATCTTCCCCAGTGGGTTTGGGCAGGAGGATGATGGCGAAGACCAGCAGCTCGTGATCCGCGGCGAACTGGAGCGTCTTGTCGAGCCGGGCGATGGCGCCGCGATCGATGTGGAACTGTTGTCCGGCGTGCGTGAAGGCGTCGCGCCCTTTGGCGGCTTGGTTGTGGAGAAAGTCGAGCATGACGTTGACCGTGACGGTCGAGACGCCGAGGTCCTCGATGTCGCTCAGGAAGCCACGCCCAACGTCGAAGCCGCCCAGACCTTTCTTGCTGCGTAGCGTCGGGTGCGGCGTTGCGACGGCGGTCGTTACCGTGTCGGCATAGCGCATCGAAGCAGGGGCTTCTTCGACTGCCGGCCCGACCGACCAGCGTGAAAGCAATCGGTCGCGTTCGTTGCTTCCATCCGTCGGGCGGCGTTGCAACTCAAAAGTGTGACGCTTCGCCGGCCCGTCAATAAGCCACGTGGCGATGGGGGCGTCTGACCAGAGCGGATGCTCGCGCAGCGAGAGCTCGGGTTCTCCGTCGCAATCGCAGACGATCGTGATGCGGTTGGCAGCGACGGTCACCTTCTCAATCGTCGCTTCGCTGCGGCAGAGTGAAGCGAGAGCGAGGAGGAGGACCGAGCTTAAAAGCCATGGAGGCATGCGGAAACAAGTCATTCGGTACCTAGACGACTAGAAGCAATCGGATTGAGCCGTCGGCGCTAGCCGCCGGTGGTGCTGGGGACACGTAAGATTGCGCTACCCGCGGCTAGCGCCGACGGCTCACGGGAGAGGACTCGGTGATCTGGCGGCAGTGCTGACGTAGCTGCTCGCGCATCGTCACCAGCAAGCGGCTCTCGAAGCGGTAGGGGTTCCATGCCATTGCGATGGTTCGCTGTGGCTTGGCGCCGTCGAACGAGCGGTAGACTCGCGACGGCGCCGTGTCGCAGCGCCACGCCATGGCCGGGATCATCGAGACGCCGTGGCCCAGTGAGACCAGTTCTTGCACGGTCGCCAGCTGGCTCGTCTGTTCGACGGCCACCGGCTGGAACGACTTCTGTTGGCAGAAGCTGACGATGTTGTTGGTGAGGCAGTGCGCTTCGCCGAGCAGCACGAAGGGGTAGGGCTCGACGTCGGCGAGCGTCACGCGCTTTTTGGTGGCGAGTGGGTGGTCGAGCGGTGTGGCGAGCAGCAGCTCTTCTTTGAACAGCTCCTCGGTATCGACGTATTTGGCCGCGATCGGCAAGGCGAGCAGCGCGAGGTCGATCTCGCCGAGCTTGCAGCGGGTCAACAGGTTGTCGGTGGTGTCTTCTTGGATAACGATCTCGACGGCGGGGAACTTGTCGCGGAAGGATCGCAGGAAGTCGGGCAGGAAGTACGGGGCGATCGTGGGGATCGCGCCGAGGCGGAGGCGACCGCTGCGGCCGTCATCGGTGATCTGGGCCTTCGTGTCGTCGAGGATGCCGAGGATCATCTCGGCGCGGCGTTCGACGAGCGCGCCGGCGTCGGTGAGTTCGACGGAGCGTGTCTTGCGCTCGAGCAAGGGCAGACCGAACTCCTCTTCGAGGCGCTGGATCGAGCGGCTCAGCGCCGGCTGCGAGATGCCTAGGGCGTCGGCGGCGCGGGTGATGTTGGCCATCCGGGCGACGGCGAGGAATTGGCGGAG from Botrimarina mediterranea encodes:
- a CDS encoding bifunctional nuclease family protein → MPVAMELSRIIISEINDQQVVYLKEVDGPRTFPILIGYFEASSIDRHVRHVETTRPLTHDLLVAVIEELGGDLQDVVITELRDHVYYARLRVRQEGELLEIDARPSDAIAVAMTCDPPLPIFVSEDVLNDVMREQQGE
- a CDS encoding zinc-dependent alcohol dehydrogenase family protein — encoded protein: MQAVLYHAFGAMPELATVADPAPADDGVVIRVEATGLCRSDWHGWRGHDPDIRTLPHVPGHELAGVVVEVGKDVRKWRGGERVTVPFVGGCGKCDTCARGDQHVCPQQFQPGFSGWGSYAELVMVRYADENLLALPEGMTSIVAASLGCRLATAYRAVAIQAAPKPGDWVAVHGCGGVGLSAVMTAAALGARPIAVDIRPEPLELAKEFGAVATIDASRTPDVAAAIVDLTHGGADSSLDALGSRATFANSLACLRRRGRHVQVGLLVGDDADPRVAMGRVLGWELEIVGSHGLQAHLYAPLFDLVSKGKIDPLRLVDRTIPLAEAPAALAALGDYRGAGMTIVDLEATPPLTDSFDTLLLPN
- a CDS encoding LysR family transcriptional regulator, which translates into the protein MDTEQLRQFLAVARMANITRAADALGISQPALSRSIQRLEEEFGLPLLERKTRSVELTDAGALVERRAEMILGILDDTKAQITDDGRSGRLRLGAIPTIAPYFLPDFLRSFRDKFPAVEIVIQEDTTDNLLTRCKLGEIDLALLALPIAAKYVDTEELFKEELLLATPLDHPLATKKRVTLADVEPYPFVLLGEAHCLTNNIVSFCQQKSFQPVAVEQTSQLATVQELVSLGHGVSMIPAMAWRCDTAPSRVYRSFDGAKPQRTIAMAWNPYRFESRLLVTMREQLRQHCRQITESSPVSRRR
- a CDS encoding SLC13 family permease, translated to MRNWTLWFGPLAAAAMGVFVKSQGLPAEAAWTAGVALLCAVWWVSQPIPIPVTSLVPIAVLPTVGVLSAKEVGEAYGDPMVLLFLGGFILSMAMERSGAHRRLAIGMIRLCALGPKALWARPTADAPAPVISGRRMVMGFMLAAGVVSMGVSNSATTLMLLPIAIAALEGVTDRRVRNALLLSIAYGASIGGVATPIGSPPNLIAMQVYSDTTGDHLTFTQWMSFGLPIAAVMMPIAAFWLSRGQGRPLANDLPDPGPWRAAERRTLAVFAVTAVLWITRQEPLGGWSGLLGLEGANDACVGLLAAIALFLIPSGEPTLEGDQPAPKLLDWAAASKLPWGMLLLFSGGLVLAKAFTASGLSGAVGESLNVLAALPTPLLVAAICLMVTFLTEITSNTATTAMLMPLLAAMSQSTGIEPKLLMFPAAVSASFAFMLPVATPPNAAVYGAGVETRDMAREGLALNLVGAVVITGLTLLLER
- a CDS encoding methyltransferase domain-containing protein encodes the protein MDYQTTYDQYWRRPDRVGEHSFSQQGVDQVAQEVQRCVGLGKVLDVGCGHGHLVRNLNTRGCDAWGVDVSNVAVDAANETCPGRFRVGDILALPYEDNSFDCVISTDCFEHLLEKDVQPALAELHRVSRGSVYLRIALTADRDNKWHLTIQNREWWEAQCFAVGFRKHPRHFLASPFGCLDAELHRCTIVLSKLPSEANERYTIEALQDERQLHMDMSREPGRRSDAHIVRYYEAARSVRPGDRVLDAACGLGYGSTVITQNSRCASYVGVDNSDYAVDYARANFPSGADDIRFEKGSLPECLEQYDDASFDFIASFETLEHLRDPRPFLQECKRLLTPGGRLMVSVPNDWADETGVDPNPHHFHVYDWSKVLKELRDEGYRIERTVSETVSRRKENGRWTNYGYEWTEHDVEAARGKPGEWCIVLAMKSPFDVSDKAFHNSAFSEAACESPTNVMAYAEQYENPWLVPSLVTRGLRTDRKQLRRDMAQQVLDRRVPNADEAAALCVKAYTLLGDGAAWRDVEDLLQRCEPHTQSRDWDSAKPIETRWAVSLTYVGALLSLQCGQRDRAKQLFEACASLPFLCYAPILATKTVSAALRRAKLALVDHDHEAARTWFTRGVEASRLAATQDWEAIFGDLTRQPLPVFRELAEVVELGAQCMAGLTLLQGAAPGPVYYEQLDASKAADIEALLAYQKVQNDAIQWHQEQMRNLQHAAEFWHARANDKTNPVERVRKRLSRKLKKLQNALLRRPQLQG
- a CDS encoding DUF1559 domain-containing protein, producing the protein MIAYRVTYRSTMIELMSRRSRAVRAFTLVELLVVVAIIGMLVGLLIPAVQAAREAARLGQCQSHLRNIGLATLQLHDATRAFPPARLRSRVDYDGNACETNQPSWLARILPYVEEGAAAADWNLYGSFNSHEARLRDHAPPIYVCPSRRSIDQAVVDTGEYEQEYTYPCGCSFTETVKLVGGVTGDYAANHGDFTGGSYGDIYSYWLGGNGTGVIISSRPLCRDGLPSGWLDKVRMKDLVDGVSHTALAGEMHIPQGRLAQPPENGPLYNGRDLPAFARIGGPSIGIARGPNDETIREVIGFGSWHQGVCPFVMADGSVRVVANEIDTQTLGSMCRRNDEYELDLTESPYF
- a CDS encoding carboxypeptidase-like regulatory domain-containing protein gives rise to the protein MIHRYSQSLPIALLAFTIGCGDGRPPLYPVSGTVRFTTGEPVRNATIEFVPKASGPSPRGRIDADGNFVLGTYKNDDGAQAGDYHVVVVQALPPDAAANTQMLGDEHAGHGRMQVVALKHASPSTSGVSYTVTPPGAQDAEIVVEAR
- a CDS encoding DUF5722 domain-containing protein; the encoded protein is MPPWLLSSVLLLALASLCRSEATIEKVTVAANRITIVCDCDGEPELSLREHPLWSDAPIATWLIDGPAKRHTFELQRRPTDGSNERDRLLSRWSVGPAVEEAPASMRYADTVTTAVATPHPTLRSKKGLGGFDVGRGFLSDIEDLGVSTVTVNVMLDFLHNQAAKGRDAFTHAGQQFHIDRGAIARLDKTLQFAADHELLVFAIILLPKPTGEDSPRDAMAHPDYEPEGMFPMPDVTSQRGVTAYSAALEFLAQRYLQSSGPRIHHWILHNKVDAGLVWTNAGKKSLDEFLDLYAKSLRIAHLTARQYDANSRVFASVTHSWTRPEEPRFYAGREVLEGLIARSQAHGDFDWGIAYHPYPQSLFVPETWRDEEAIDSPDSPLVTFKNLGVLVDWARDPVNRFKGEAVRDIYLTEQGFHSRDYSDRELELQSAALAYAWRRLAQHPEIKAMHYHNWIDNRHEGGLRIGLRKFPDDADNPGGVKPIWNLYRDLGEPNEEAAMQFSNKIIESGGDGR